From Catharus ustulatus isolate bCatUst1 chromosome 6, bCatUst1.pri.v2, whole genome shotgun sequence, a single genomic window includes:
- the BDKRB2 gene encoding B2 bradykinin receptor — protein MVSITTENDTQLYNMTTQKLTVSPEYLYNNSGVHQIGQNGCVNADVWKWIQDYQPGFLWFIFILGSIENSFVLTVLCFHKSSCTVAEIYLANMAFADLMLVCTLPFWAINISNNFHWSFGLFLCKSVNIMSHMNLYSSIYFLTLVSIDRYLALVKTMSLGRVRRTVCAKWNCFVIWTCALLMCSPTMVFRNLHYYPDYNITACALLYPASYWEPTNNCLLNIVGFVIPFCVITYCTVQIIKALRSSELRKMKVVQTERRATMLVLAVLLLFIVCWLPFQISTFIDTIRYFSPTLKCLEDINDILTQIATYCSFSNSCLNPVLYVIVGKNFQKKAVEFYKDLFTKRCRKLQSAQMENTLDTLRTSISSEYPRKKSVMSLPQ, from the coding sequence atggtTTCCATCACAACTGAAAATGATACACAGCTGTACAACATGACCACCCAGAAGCTCACAGTCAGTCCAGAATATCTCTACAATAATTCAGGAGTGCATCAGATAGGTCAAAATGGATGTGTTAATGCAGATGTATGGAAATGGATACAGGATTATCAGCCTGGATTTCTCTGGTTTATATTTATTCTGGGATCAATAGAAAATTCCTTTGTGCTCACTGTCCTGTGTTTCCACAAGAGCAGCTGCACAGTGGCTGAAATTTACCTAGCAAACATGGCATTTGCTGACCTAATGTTGGTCTGTACTTTACCTTTCTGGGCCATtaatatttctaataattttcattGGTCTTTTGGCCTGTTTCTCTGTAAATCTGTCAATATTATGAGTCACATGAACTTGTATTCTAGCATTTATTTCCTGACACTAGTGAGTATTGACCGCTACCTCGCCTTGGTGAAAACCATGTCTCTTGGACGGGTGAGACGAACCGTCTGTGCCAAATGGAATTGTTTTGTAATTTGGACATGTGCACTGCTCATGTGTTCACCTACAATGGTGTTTCGAAATTTGCATTATTATCCCGACTACAACATCACAGCCTGTGCTCTTCTTTACCCAGCCAGCTACTGGGAACCCACAAACAACTGCTTGCTGAATATTGTGGGGTTTGTGATCCCATTCTGTGTAATCACCTATTGCACTGTGCAAATCATCAAAGCCTTGCGAAGCAGCGAGCTGCGGAAAATGAAGGTGGTCCAGACAGAGAGGAGAGCCACCATGCTGGTccttgctgtgctcctgctgttcATTGTGTGCTGGCTTCCGTTCCAGATCAGCACCTTCATCGACACAATCCGTTATTTCTCACCCACCCTCAAATGCCTGGAAGACATCAATGACATACTGACTCAGATAGCCACGTACTGCTCCTTTAGCAACAGCTGCCTGAACCCAGTCTTGTATGTGATTGTTGGGAAAAACTTCCAGAAGAAGGCTGTGGAATTCTACAAGGACTTGTTCACAAAGAGGTGCAGAAAATTGCAGTCTGCACAGATGGAAAACACCCTGGACACTTTAAGAACTTCCATTTCAAGTGAATACCCAAGAAAAAAGTCTGTTATGTCATTACCCCAATAG